In Arthrobacter sp. CDRTa11, one DNA window encodes the following:
- a CDS encoding phosphotransferase family protein, protein MNVAGPQERVQEFLLRHGLMEPGEEAILSPLTGGVSSDLWQVSLPGRTLCVKGALARLKVAHEWLAPLSRNRVEYDWLQFAGTVAPTQVPQVLAYDGQAGLFAMQFLPAEDYPVWKDSLLTGQVDPAAAHAVGDLLGRLHSASTKDLSLPGKFGTDSNFDALRIEPYFRVTARANPDLADRIDVIAERTAGTHLAVVHGDVSPKNILLGPDGPVLLDAECGWFGDPAFDVAFCLNHLLLKAIILPDHTAQLHSSARMLLDGYARHIDWEPAPDLTARAAALLPLLALARVDGASPVEYLTPEQRGQVRNAARDLLARPAPALDTVLKEWMQMAGAPAAGATPMKEQTR, encoded by the coding sequence GTGAACGTCGCCGGACCCCAGGAGCGGGTGCAGGAGTTCCTGCTCCGTCACGGGCTGATGGAGCCGGGTGAAGAGGCGATACTGAGTCCCTTGACCGGCGGCGTGAGCTCGGACCTCTGGCAAGTGTCGCTGCCGGGCCGGACGCTGTGCGTCAAGGGAGCATTGGCCCGGCTGAAGGTGGCTCACGAATGGCTCGCTCCCCTGTCCCGCAACCGCGTGGAATACGATTGGCTGCAGTTTGCCGGGACCGTCGCTCCCACACAGGTCCCACAGGTCCTCGCCTACGATGGGCAGGCCGGATTGTTCGCCATGCAGTTCCTCCCCGCCGAGGACTACCCGGTGTGGAAGGACAGCCTCCTCACCGGACAGGTTGACCCCGCTGCCGCGCACGCCGTCGGCGACCTCCTCGGCAGGCTGCACTCAGCAAGCACCAAGGATCTTTCGCTCCCGGGCAAGTTCGGCACCGACAGCAACTTCGACGCCCTGCGCATCGAGCCGTACTTCCGGGTCACTGCACGTGCCAACCCGGACCTGGCGGACCGGATCGATGTCATCGCCGAGAGAACCGCCGGCACTCACTTGGCGGTGGTTCACGGCGACGTCAGTCCCAAGAACATCCTCCTGGGTCCGGACGGTCCGGTGCTGCTCGATGCCGAGTGCGGCTGGTTCGGTGACCCGGCGTTCGACGTCGCATTCTGCCTGAACCACCTGCTGCTCAAGGCGATCATCCTGCCGGACCATACGGCGCAGCTGCACAGCTCCGCCCGCATGCTGCTGGACGGATATGCCCGCCATATTGACTGGGAGCCTGCCCCGGACCTGACGGCGCGCGCCGCGGCCCTGCTGCCGCTGCTCGCCCTGGCCCGGGTGGACGGAGCCTCGCCGGTGGAGTATCTGACACCCGAGCAACGCGGCCAGGTCCGCAACGCCGCGAGGGACCTGCTGGCCCGACCGGCACCGGCCCTCGACACGGTCCTCAAGGAATGGATGCAGATGGCAGGCGCTCCAGCGGCCGGCGCGACACCCATGAAGGAGCAGACCAGGTGA
- a CDS encoding fumarylacetoacetate hydrolase family protein — MLEEDNLDDALAPAGIVLAQAGLPEETPAIWLMHSGRALPLQTWAGRWPCARFTSVTDLIGHWGAVHAELRQLLELPQTSATISEEGVPVASLRLEAPFQPTQVFCTIGNYRRQVIEAAVDAGGPADAAKLAAATTQALNQRRRDGSPYVCLTSNDRVGPAVGELALEAEVDTLDWEVEIGAVIGGSGSRLTVPEAEAVIAGYCVVNDLTIRSRIVRPDLPALASDWLQCKGMRGSLPLGPWFVPAWQVPDPSALRLQLSLNGSPMQDDTADDMVFTIPEQLSYLSQHTRLRPGDLLCTGSPAGFGIHHGRFLRPGDTVRASVTGLGEQNTRFVGPRSFPSPSHSNLAASGLTTT, encoded by the coding sequence ATGCTTGAAGAAGACAACCTCGACGACGCCCTCGCTCCAGCTGGAATCGTCCTTGCCCAGGCAGGCCTCCCCGAGGAAACCCCGGCCATCTGGCTGATGCACAGCGGCCGGGCGCTTCCCCTGCAAACCTGGGCCGGGCGCTGGCCTTGCGCGAGGTTTACCTCAGTCACCGATTTGATCGGGCATTGGGGAGCCGTTCACGCGGAGCTTCGGCAGCTCCTCGAGCTCCCGCAGACGTCGGCGACCATCAGCGAAGAGGGTGTTCCAGTGGCTTCGCTGCGGCTGGAGGCTCCCTTCCAGCCCACGCAGGTGTTCTGCACCATCGGCAACTACCGCCGGCAGGTCATCGAGGCCGCAGTGGATGCCGGCGGCCCCGCCGACGCCGCGAAGTTGGCGGCCGCCACCACCCAGGCGCTCAACCAGCGGCGCCGGGACGGCAGCCCCTATGTTTGCCTGACCAGCAACGACAGGGTGGGCCCCGCTGTTGGCGAGCTGGCCCTGGAAGCGGAGGTGGACACCCTGGACTGGGAGGTGGAAATCGGTGCCGTCATCGGAGGTTCAGGCTCCCGCTTGACTGTGCCGGAGGCTGAGGCAGTGATCGCCGGCTACTGCGTGGTCAACGACCTGACCATCCGCTCCCGCATCGTCCGGCCGGACCTGCCTGCGCTGGCCTCGGACTGGCTGCAATGCAAGGGCATGCGGGGATCCCTGCCACTCGGACCCTGGTTCGTGCCCGCCTGGCAGGTCCCGGACCCGTCCGCCCTGCGGCTTCAGCTTTCGCTCAACGGCTCGCCCATGCAGGACGACACGGCCGACGACATGGTGTTCACCATTCCCGAACAGCTGTCCTACCTGTCCCAACACACCCGCCTTCGCCCCGGAGACCTGCTCTGCACCGGCTCCCCCGCCGGGTTCGGCATCCACCACGGCCGTTTCCTGCGTCCCGGGGACACCGTGAGGGCTTCAGTAACCGGGCTCGGCGAGCAAAACACCCGGTTCGTTGGTCCCAGATCTTTTCCCAGCCCATCCCACTCAAACCTGGCCGCTTCAGGCCTAACCACCACCTAA
- a CDS encoding aldehyde dehydrogenase family protein produces MAEIAELSRIFAGGRWTPATGTDILHVYNPADGSRIGQVTAASVHDVNHASLAASEAFAGWRDTAVSERAAVVARIADGLAARSEELAEGITLEVGTPRHGCVRMQVTPAVETFKSAARLGPEVLVDEQLDATWIRKVPVGVVACITPWNYPLYQIASKVAAALMAGCTIVLKPSEVAPTNAAILADVASAAGLPPGVFNVVFGNGPTTGEALISHPAIDFVSFTGSTRAGARIAAIAGQHIKQVSLELGGKSASLVLPGVDVQLAVSKTLEKSFQNSGQTCAALTRLLVPSEALAQVSASLKTQVASFPVGDPSKASTVLGPVATADQRDKVLSLTAAARESGAELLASGPVWGDPAGFYVPAEAYLTDADGGLAREEVFGPVLAVVPYSDIDEAVAMANNSPYGLSGAVWGPDSAEAGKVAARIRTGSVSINGAATHPDAPFGGFRMSGFGRERGAHGIEEFLTTQSLHF; encoded by the coding sequence ATGGCTGAAATCGCAGAGTTGAGCCGCATCTTCGCCGGAGGGCGCTGGACTCCCGCCACCGGAACAGACATTTTGCATGTGTACAACCCGGCGGACGGCAGCCGCATCGGCCAGGTCACGGCTGCAAGTGTCCATGATGTGAACCACGCCAGCCTTGCCGCCTCGGAGGCATTCGCGGGCTGGCGTGATACCGCGGTGAGCGAAAGGGCGGCCGTCGTGGCCCGTATCGCCGACGGCCTCGCTGCCCGGTCAGAAGAACTTGCCGAGGGAATCACGCTGGAAGTGGGCACCCCCCGACACGGATGTGTCCGAATGCAGGTCACTCCTGCCGTCGAAACGTTCAAAAGCGCGGCAAGGCTCGGACCTGAAGTCCTCGTCGATGAACAACTGGACGCTACATGGATCCGCAAGGTGCCGGTCGGCGTGGTCGCGTGCATCACGCCGTGGAACTACCCGCTCTATCAGATAGCCTCAAAGGTCGCCGCTGCACTTATGGCCGGCTGCACCATAGTCCTAAAACCAAGCGAAGTGGCACCAACCAACGCAGCTATCCTCGCCGACGTCGCCTCAGCAGCGGGTCTGCCGCCAGGAGTTTTCAACGTGGTCTTCGGGAACGGACCCACCACAGGAGAGGCTCTCATAAGCCACCCGGCAATTGACTTCGTCTCCTTTACAGGATCCACCCGCGCCGGTGCCAGAATCGCCGCCATAGCAGGCCAGCACATCAAACAGGTTTCTCTGGAACTGGGCGGAAAGTCAGCAAGCCTGGTACTCCCTGGCGTCGACGTTCAGCTGGCAGTAAGCAAAACCCTTGAAAAGAGCTTTCAAAACTCGGGTCAGACCTGTGCCGCTCTGACCCGACTCCTCGTTCCATCAGAGGCCCTCGCACAGGTGTCCGCGTCACTCAAAACTCAGGTTGCTTCCTTCCCTGTTGGCGATCCCTCGAAAGCCAGCACGGTGCTTGGCCCTGTCGCAACCGCTGACCAGAGGGACAAAGTGCTTAGCCTGACGGCCGCTGCCCGCGAATCCGGCGCTGAACTCCTTGCTTCCGGTCCAGTCTGGGGCGACCCCGCAGGCTTCTATGTTCCGGCTGAGGCCTACCTCACCGACGCCGACGGCGGACTCGCCCGGGAAGAAGTGTTTGGACCGGTCCTGGCCGTAGTGCCATACAGCGACATCGACGAAGCGGTGGCCATGGCAAACAATTCCCCTTACGGACTCAGCGGTGCGGTATGGGGACCCGACTCCGCTGAGGCGGGCAAGGTCGCTGCACGAATCCGTACCGGGAGCGTATCCATCAACGGCGCGGCCACACATCCCGATGCGCCCTTCGGGGGGTTTCGGATGTCCGGTTTTGGCAGGGAACGGGGTGCCCATGGCATCGAAGAATTCCTCACTACCCAGTCACTCCACTTCTAA
- a CDS encoding quinone oxidoreductase family protein, producing the protein MKAAVLTQTGTVPTYDDFHEPEPHSGLAVIEVAAAGVHHLDLAKASGAYGDPGTMPYVIGADGVGRTSAGRRVFFTSPVSPHGSWAERTVVAEEDLLDLADDVDDVTAAALGNTGLAAWLALTWRAGLQPGQNVLVLGATGALGSIAVQLAKSLGAATVVAADRDPGRLALSRKRGADATVTISPDTDLVAAFRNTVGDSGFDVIIDPVWGEPALAAMHVAARGARHVQIGQSAGATLELPAGIVRAARLELLGFAHMDPPAQVRREAYLQLTGLAATGALAVDTMTLPLADCQRAWELQQQGAPRKLVLTP; encoded by the coding sequence ATGAAGGCAGCCGTTCTGACCCAGACCGGAACAGTCCCCACGTACGACGATTTCCATGAGCCGGAGCCTCACAGCGGCCTTGCAGTCATCGAGGTTGCCGCGGCCGGGGTACATCATCTCGATCTGGCCAAGGCCTCGGGTGCATACGGAGATCCCGGCACCATGCCGTACGTGATAGGCGCCGACGGCGTGGGCAGGACCTCCGCCGGACGTCGCGTCTTCTTCACCTCACCGGTTTCGCCGCACGGTTCCTGGGCCGAACGCACCGTTGTGGCCGAGGAGGACCTGCTGGACCTCGCGGACGACGTGGACGACGTTACCGCGGCCGCGCTCGGCAACACCGGACTTGCCGCCTGGCTGGCCCTCACCTGGCGGGCCGGGCTCCAGCCGGGCCAGAACGTGCTGGTGCTCGGCGCAACCGGTGCACTGGGTTCCATCGCCGTCCAACTCGCCAAATCCCTCGGCGCGGCAACGGTGGTCGCTGCCGACCGTGACCCGGGCCGCCTCGCCCTGTCCCGGAAACGGGGCGCCGATGCCACCGTGACCATTAGCCCGGACACCGACCTCGTGGCCGCCTTCCGCAACACGGTCGGTGACAGCGGATTCGACGTCATTATTGACCCGGTATGGGGAGAACCAGCCCTTGCCGCTATGCACGTAGCTGCCCGGGGCGCCCGCCACGTCCAGATCGGCCAGTCCGCAGGCGCAACCCTTGAACTGCCTGCCGGCATCGTCCGCGCAGCCCGCCTGGAGCTCCTCGGGTTCGCCCACATGGATCCGCCGGCGCAGGTCCGGCGCGAGGCCTACCTGCAGCTGACAGGCCTCGCGGCCACCGGAGCTTTGGCCGTCGACACGATGACCCTTCCGCTGGCCGACTGCCAAAGGGCGTGGGAGCTTCAGCAGCAGGGTGCGCCCCGCAAGCTCGTCCTAACCCCTTAG
- a CDS encoding C-terminal binding protein, with protein sequence MTLQQTVLLTDRAWPDDSIERGIIEDAGFRLVAGPADPAPVEAIDALIAEHQPSAILTCWATVSAEAIASSAPLRVVARMGVGLDNIAVPAATDRGVQVTNVPDYCVEEVSDHAVGLALAWTRGLVAADREVRAGRWNPAGARLRRLSNLTCGVVGYGRIGRATAAKLKALGARVVISDPHPPADTGGSEVMALDGLLAASDIVVLHAPLVPQTHHLIGARELALLPQDAFLINVSRGGLVDTAALLAALQSGKLGGAGLDVLEEEPTVPAGLLAHPGVIVTPHIAFASDASVIDLRRSAAEEVVRVLRGEPANYPCNTPSVLATGVSL encoded by the coding sequence ATGACGCTGCAGCAAACAGTCCTGCTGACAGACCGGGCGTGGCCCGACGACAGTATCGAACGCGGCATCATCGAAGACGCCGGCTTCCGTCTTGTCGCCGGCCCGGCCGACCCCGCACCGGTTGAGGCCATTGACGCCCTGATCGCCGAACACCAGCCTTCCGCCATCCTCACCTGCTGGGCAACAGTGTCCGCCGAAGCAATCGCTTCCTCGGCCCCCTTGCGGGTTGTTGCCCGGATGGGCGTTGGCCTGGACAACATTGCCGTGCCCGCTGCCACGGATCGCGGCGTGCAGGTAACCAATGTGCCGGACTACTGCGTCGAGGAGGTCTCCGACCACGCCGTCGGGCTGGCCCTTGCCTGGACGCGCGGCCTGGTGGCCGCGGACCGCGAGGTACGAGCCGGACGATGGAACCCCGCCGGTGCCCGGCTTCGCCGCCTTTCCAACCTGACCTGCGGCGTTGTGGGATACGGCCGCATCGGCAGAGCCACTGCAGCCAAGCTCAAGGCGCTCGGAGCCCGCGTGGTGATCAGCGATCCGCACCCCCCGGCCGACACCGGCGGTAGTGAGGTAATGGCATTGGACGGCCTCCTGGCCGCAAGCGACATCGTGGTCCTGCACGCTCCCCTGGTCCCGCAGACACATCACCTGATCGGGGCCCGCGAACTGGCCCTGCTACCGCAGGATGCCTTCCTGATCAATGTCAGCCGCGGCGGACTGGTAGACACCGCAGCACTGCTGGCCGCCCTGCAGTCAGGCAAGCTCGGCGGAGCAGGACTGGATGTCCTGGAGGAGGAGCCCACGGTTCCCGCCGGGCTGCTGGCCCACCCTGGCGTGATCGTTACACCACACATCGCTTTCGCCTCCGACGCTTCGGTGATCGACCTGCGGCGCAGCGCTGCCGAGGAAGTGGTCCGCGTCCTGCGCGGCGAACCCGCAAACTATCCCTGTAACACCCCTTCCGTCCTCGCCACAGGAGTGTCATTGTGA
- a CDS encoding fumarylacetoacetate hydrolase family protein: MTFSLSTVRIDGVPTPVLRLPDGPLYRLADVAPEVLDANPAGGLMTVFANWETSEPRLLAAVETLTGSGAGHVPEPARPEDWLTPLQYPNKVICAGANYYDHVVNDGGHAGFSKEDNIPVFFLKPPSTTLVGQGKAVRYPSQTEKFDYELELAFVIGRRGRHIPVERAREHIAGYTIALDLSARDWQRHPKHLVKFDLFGGKVFDDSCPLGPGIVPARFIDDTNLQLQFWLNGELRQNANTSDLIWSVPELVSLISEHVTLEPGDVVLTGTPAGVGLSTGTWMHPGDQLEGRISGLGSISVQIIPADTDQPA; encoded by the coding sequence GTGACCTTTTCCCTGTCCACCGTTCGGATCGACGGAGTGCCCACTCCTGTGCTCCGGCTCCCTGACGGTCCCCTGTACAGACTCGCCGACGTCGCACCGGAGGTTCTCGACGCCAATCCGGCGGGCGGGCTCATGACCGTCTTCGCCAACTGGGAGACCTCCGAGCCTCGGCTCCTCGCTGCCGTCGAAACCCTCACCGGCAGCGGGGCAGGTCACGTGCCTGAGCCAGCCCGGCCCGAAGACTGGCTCACGCCGCTGCAGTACCCGAACAAGGTCATCTGCGCCGGCGCCAACTATTACGACCACGTGGTCAACGACGGCGGTCATGCCGGCTTTTCGAAGGAAGACAACATTCCGGTCTTCTTCCTTAAACCGCCCAGCACCACGCTCGTCGGCCAAGGCAAAGCGGTAAGGTACCCCAGCCAGACGGAAAAGTTCGACTACGAACTCGAACTGGCGTTTGTCATCGGCCGGCGCGGCCGGCACATCCCGGTGGAGCGGGCCCGTGAGCACATCGCAGGCTACACCATCGCCCTGGACCTGTCGGCCCGTGACTGGCAGCGCCACCCCAAGCACCTGGTCAAATTCGACCTCTTCGGCGGCAAGGTCTTCGACGACAGCTGTCCGCTTGGTCCGGGCATTGTGCCGGCCCGCTTCATCGACGACACCAACCTCCAGCTGCAGTTCTGGCTCAACGGAGAGCTGCGGCAAAATGCCAACACGTCGGACCTGATCTGGTCTGTTCCCGAGCTGGTCTCCCTGATCAGCGAGCATGTGACCCTCGAACCTGGCGACGTTGTGCTCACGGGAACTCCCGCCGGTGTTGGCCTCAGCACCGGAACCTGGATGCACCCCGGAGACCAGCTTGAGGGACGGATCAGCGGCCTTGGATCCATCAGCGTGCAGATCATTCCCGCCGACACCGACCAGCCAGCCTGA
- a CDS encoding cupin domain-containing protein: protein MTVRRVVTGMDESGKSVFVSDGPVPNSHAFESMPGQAQVRVWFTPDLPSGTIPETEPTDNHGPVVPGPGGASFVIVSYAPESVMMSPGFDPDAAGQEMASYAPDLAEVFEPDGMHRTRSVDYGVVLEGELWLELDDGAQVLLTQGDTVVQLAARHAWRNKTQAPATVAFVLTGAGASVVS, encoded by the coding sequence GTGACTGTACGCAGAGTGGTGACCGGCATGGACGAATCTGGAAAGTCGGTATTCGTCTCCGACGGACCCGTGCCCAATAGCCATGCCTTCGAGAGTATGCCGGGGCAGGCTCAGGTCCGGGTCTGGTTTACGCCGGACCTGCCGTCCGGAACCATCCCCGAAACGGAGCCCACTGACAACCATGGGCCCGTGGTGCCGGGCCCCGGCGGGGCAAGCTTCGTGATTGTGAGTTACGCACCGGAATCCGTAATGATGAGCCCGGGATTCGATCCGGACGCCGCAGGGCAGGAGATGGCCTCCTACGCTCCTGATCTCGCCGAGGTGTTCGAGCCGGACGGGATGCACCGCACGCGCAGTGTCGACTATGGAGTGGTGCTGGAAGGGGAGCTGTGGCTGGAGCTCGACGACGGCGCGCAGGTGCTGCTGACGCAGGGTGACACCGTTGTGCAGCTCGCCGCACGCCATGCCTGGCGGAACAAGACACAGGCGCCGGCAACGGTGGCGTTTGTGCTCACCGGCGCCGGCGCCTCAGTGGTGTCCTGA
- the hisC gene encoding histidinol-phosphate transaminase, whose protein sequence is MQTAISETGSGPKIRAAIEELPPYSAGRSVRDAAGEGAVLELLGLAANEGPYGPFPSAAKAALEQVGRANLYPESGFRTLRGELADMLGVDIAEVAVGAGGIGLIHHLSIALLDEGTNIVVSTPTFHAYALDARKQGATTLSTPVRQDGSYDLGSMLGLISEATRIVYVCNPNNPTGGIVSREELLSFIAAVPEHVTIVVDEAYFEYAKSPEYSDTIAERDFKRRNLVTLRTFSKAYGLAGLRVAYLVGSPEIIGAVQKVQSNYEVSSVAQAAALASLREHEELERRVGLNEHGRNELTEGLRNLGFEPLVSHANFVYVRVGDAKAFTKALEAEGIIVRPGNAMGDPSSVRITVGTPEQVNATIAALDRVVTKGLTSGA, encoded by the coding sequence ATGCAAACCGCTATTTCAGAAACCGGTTCGGGCCCGAAGATTCGGGCAGCGATCGAGGAGCTCCCGCCCTACAGCGCGGGCAGGAGCGTCCGTGACGCAGCGGGCGAGGGTGCAGTTCTCGAATTGCTGGGCCTTGCTGCGAACGAAGGGCCGTATGGTCCATTTCCTTCGGCTGCCAAGGCTGCACTGGAACAGGTAGGCCGGGCCAACTTGTATCCCGAGTCAGGTTTCCGCACTCTTCGTGGAGAACTCGCTGACATGCTTGGGGTCGATATTGCAGAGGTTGCCGTTGGCGCCGGCGGGATCGGACTGATCCACCATCTCTCAATAGCGCTCCTGGATGAGGGCACAAACATCGTTGTTTCCACACCCACTTTCCATGCATATGCCTTGGACGCCCGAAAGCAGGGTGCCACAACGCTCAGTACACCTGTCCGCCAAGACGGAAGTTACGATCTGGGTTCTATGCTGGGTCTTATCAGCGAGGCAACGCGCATTGTCTATGTTTGCAACCCGAACAATCCCACGGGCGGCATTGTCAGCAGGGAAGAGCTGCTCAGCTTTATTGCGGCCGTCCCGGAGCACGTGACGATTGTCGTGGACGAGGCCTACTTTGAGTACGCCAAGTCTCCGGAGTACTCGGACACAATCGCCGAAAGGGACTTCAAGCGTCGTAACTTGGTCACGCTGCGGACCTTCTCCAAGGCCTACGGCCTGGCGGGTCTGCGCGTCGCGTACCTGGTGGGGTCCCCCGAAATTATCGGGGCTGTCCAAAAGGTGCAGAGCAACTACGAAGTGTCCAGCGTCGCCCAGGCTGCGGCATTGGCAAGCCTGCGAGAGCACGAAGAACTCGAACGCCGTGTGGGATTAAATGAGCATGGCCGCAACGAACTAACCGAAGGCCTCCGCAACCTCGGATTTGAGCCATTAGTCTCACACGCGAATTTCGTCTACGTCCGAGTAGGTGACGCGAAGGCGTTCACCAAAGCACTTGAGGCGGAGGGCATTATCGTACGCCCCGGAAACGCCATGGGTGATCCTTC
- the eno gene encoding phosphopyruvate hydratase gives MSIIRTVHGRQIFDSRGRPTVEVDITLENGVSARASVPSGASTGTHEAHELRDGDASVFDGLGVTSAVEHVNGEIAAALRGHDVDNQRAIDETLRNLDGTSTLSRLGANAVLGTSLAVCRASAVASGLPLYRRIAQLAGVDEPVLPMPMVNILSGGLHAGRGMDVQDFLAVPVAATSALEAIQLTSRVRAAAAALSAKRGLPTLLADEGGLSPGCRTGEEALELITESILAAGLRPGTDIAIAIDVAAASLYDSEAGDYHLRRQERHLSTAEMIDMVSSWVDRFAIVSIEDPLGEDDWDGWQTLTKRLGHRIRLIGDDLFTTNSERLARGISQGVANGVLVKVNQNGTLTGTLDVVAEARAAGYAPVVSARSGETEDDFLADLAVGSAAGQIKIGSVRNSERLAKYNQLVRIAEDPTLDFRNLPALALTADGGR, from the coding sequence GTGAGCATCATCCGCACCGTCCACGGCCGCCAGATCTTCGATTCCCGCGGCCGCCCCACCGTCGAGGTGGACATCACCCTCGAAAACGGCGTCAGCGCCCGGGCATCGGTTCCCTCCGGAGCCTCCACCGGTACGCACGAGGCCCACGAACTGCGCGATGGAGACGCATCGGTGTTCGACGGCCTCGGCGTCACCTCCGCCGTCGAGCATGTGAACGGTGAGATCGCCGCGGCGCTCCGCGGCCACGATGTCGACAACCAGCGGGCCATCGACGAAACGCTGCGGAACCTGGACGGAACCTCCACACTGTCGCGGCTCGGCGCAAACGCGGTGCTGGGAACCTCACTGGCGGTCTGCCGCGCCTCCGCTGTGGCCAGCGGACTGCCGCTGTACCGCAGGATCGCCCAGCTCGCAGGCGTCGACGAGCCCGTGCTTCCGATGCCGATGGTCAACATCCTTTCCGGCGGCCTCCACGCAGGCCGCGGCATGGACGTCCAGGATTTCCTCGCGGTACCAGTCGCGGCAACGTCCGCACTCGAAGCCATCCAGCTCACATCACGTGTCCGTGCGGCTGCGGCTGCCCTTTCTGCCAAACGGGGACTGCCCACGCTGTTGGCGGACGAGGGCGGACTGAGCCCTGGCTGCCGAACGGGCGAGGAGGCTCTCGAGCTCATCACCGAGTCCATTCTGGCCGCCGGACTGCGGCCCGGCACAGACATAGCCATCGCCATCGACGTCGCTGCCGCATCCCTGTACGACAGTGAGGCAGGTGACTACCACCTGCGACGGCAGGAACGGCACCTCAGCACAGCCGAAATGATTGACATGGTGTCCTCATGGGTTGACCGCTTCGCTATCGTCTCAATTGAAGATCCGCTCGGCGAAGACGACTGGGACGGCTGGCAGACCCTGACCAAACGCCTAGGTCACAGGATCAGGCTGATTGGCGACGACCTGTTCACCACCAACAGCGAACGGCTGGCCAGAGGCATCTCCCAGGGTGTTGCCAACGGCGTCCTGGTCAAAGTGAACCAGAACGGCACGCTGACCGGCACCCTTGACGTGGTGGCCGAGGCGCGCGCCGCTGGTTACGCCCCGGTGGTATCGGCGCGCTCCGGTGAGACCGAAGATGACTTCCTGGCAGATCTGGCTGTGGGCAGCGCCGCCGGGCAGATCAAGATCGGGTCCGTCAGGAACTCTGAGCGGCTCGCCAAGTACAACCAGCTGGTGCGCATCGCCGAGGACCCCACGCTGGACTTCAGGAACCTGCCGGCCCTGGCCTTGACCGCGGACGGTGGCCGGTGA